The Pectobacterium wasabiae CFBP 3304 DNA segment TACCCTGCTGAGTCGGCTATGGGGGATCTACGTCGAGCTGATCCGCAATACGCCGTTTGTGGTTCAGTTGTTCTTTATCGTCTTTGGCTTGCCGAGTTTGGGTTGGAAGCTGACTGCCGGGCAGGCTGCGCTGTTGGCAATGTTGATTAATCTTGGCGCGTACAGCACCGAGATTATCCGCGCAGGGATTCAGGTGACGCCGAAAGGCCAGTGGGAAGCCGCTCGCGTGCTGGGGCTGACGCGGATGCAGACTTTTCTACGTGTGATCCTACCGCCTGCGCTCCAGCGAATTTATCCGGCGCTGGTCAGCCAGTGCATTATCGTCATGCTGGGATCGTCGGTGGTGTCGCAGGTGTCTTACGAGGAACTGACCTTTGCCGCTAACCTGATTCAGTCCCGTACTTTTCTGAGCTTTGAAGTGTATCTGGCGACCACGCTGTGTTATCTCGTGCTGTCTGTTCTGATGCGGCAACTCTTACTGCTGGCGGGGCGGCGTTTCTTAGGGAGTCAGCAATCATGACATTTACCGATTGGGATATTGTGCGCAACCTGCTGCTGGCGGCGCGTTGGACGCTGCTATTGTCGCTGACGGCCTTCATTGGCGGTGCGCTGGTGACGTTTCCGCTCATGCTGCTGCGGTTGACCAAGCGTAAGTGGCCGACGCGATTTGTTCATCTGTATTCCGAGCTATTTCAGGGCACACCGCTGCTGATGCAGTTGTTTCTCGCATTTTTCGGGCTAGCACTGTTCGGTATTGATGTCAGCCCATGGACGGCGGCGGCACTGGCGCTGACGCTGTTTACCAGCGCCTTTCTGGTAGATATCTGGTGCGGCAGCGTAGAAGCCTTGCCGAAAGGGCAGTGGGAAGCGTCGCGCTGTCTCGGGCTGGATTTCGGCCAGACGCTCTATCGGGTGATTGCGCCGCAGGCGATGCGTATCGCCATCGCGCCTACTGTTGGGTTCTCCGTGCAGGTAATTAAAGGCACCGCGCTGGCATCGATCATCGGGTTTATCGAACTGACCAAAGCGGGAACCATGTTGAATAACGTGACCTATCAACCGTTTAAAGTGTTCGGATTGGTGGCGCTAGGCTATTTCCTGATGTGCTATCCGCTCTCTTACTACAGCCGCTATCTGGAGAAGAAATTCAATGCCGCTCATCACCATTAATCAGGTTCAAAAATATTACGGTCAGAACCATGTCCTGAAAGGCGTGGATCTGGATATCGAAATCGGTGAGGTCATTTCGATCATCGGGCGCAGCGGCTCCGGTAAAAGCACGCTACTGCGCTGCATGAACGGTCTGGAAGGGTATCAGGATGGCAGCATCAAGCTGGGCGGGATGACCGTCACCGACAGGGATTCACAGGCGCGGGAAATTAGCCGCTCGGTCGGGATGGTGTTCCAGAATTTCAATCTGTTTCCGCACATGACGGCGCTGGAAAATGTGATGTTGGCACCGCGCCGCGTGCTGGGTAAAAGTGCGGCGGAGTGTCAGGCGTTAGGTGAACAGATGCTCAACAAGGTCGGGCTGGGCGAACGCCTTCATTATTATCCCGGCAATCTGTCGGGCGGTCAGCAGCAGCGCGTCGCCATTGCCCGTGCATTGGCGATGAATCCAAAAGTCCTACTGTGTGACGAAATTACCTCGGCACTCGATCCTGAATTAGTCGGCGAAGTGCTGAAGGTGCTGGAACAGCTTGCCGCAGAAGGCATGACGTTGATTCTGGTTACGCATGAAATGAATTTTGCCCGTGAAGTGGGCGACCGCGTGGTGTTTATGCATCAGGGTACGGTTTGGGAGCAGGGCGACAGTAAAACACTGTTCGCTAACCCGCAGACCCGCGAACTGAAACAGTTTATCGCCTCGGTTCGAGGATTATCGGAAGCGTAATGACGCTTTTCGAGTGTGTAAGTCGAAAAAAAAGTCTGGAGCAATAACCATGAGCAGCGAACTGTACGCGCAAATTAATCCCCCTCATCGTTTACTGATGGGGCCGGGGCCGATCAATGCCGATCCGCGCGTATTACGGGCAA contains these protein-coding regions:
- a CDS encoding amino acid ABC transporter permease; amino-acid sequence: MTYQLNFSALLPFWPELLAGLWVTIELTVMATLGGIAIGICGAALRSGKPTLLSRLWGIYVELIRNTPFVVQLFFIVFGLPSLGWKLTAGQAALLAMLINLGAYSTEIIRAGIQVTPKGQWEAARVLGLTRMQTFLRVILPPALQRIYPALVSQCIIVMLGSSVVSQVSYEELTFAANLIQSRTFLSFEVYLATTLCYLVLSVLMRQLLLLAGRRFLGSQQS
- a CDS encoding amino acid ABC transporter permease, which encodes MTFTDWDIVRNLLLAARWTLLLSLTAFIGGALVTFPLMLLRLTKRKWPTRFVHLYSELFQGTPLLMQLFLAFFGLALFGIDVSPWTAAALALTLFTSAFLVDIWCGSVEALPKGQWEASRCLGLDFGQTLYRVIAPQAMRIAIAPTVGFSVQVIKGTALASIIGFIELTKAGTMLNNVTYQPFKVFGLVALGYFLMCYPLSYYSRYLEKKFNAAHHH
- a CDS encoding amino acid ABC transporter ATP-binding protein; translated protein: MPLITINQVQKYYGQNHVLKGVDLDIEIGEVISIIGRSGSGKSTLLRCMNGLEGYQDGSIKLGGMTVTDRDSQAREISRSVGMVFQNFNLFPHMTALENVMLAPRRVLGKSAAECQALGEQMLNKVGLGERLHYYPGNLSGGQQQRVAIARALAMNPKVLLCDEITSALDPELVGEVLKVLEQLAAEGMTLILVTHEMNFAREVGDRVVFMHQGTVWEQGDSKTLFANPQTRELKQFIASVRGLSEA